The window aagacaagaggaggaagaagatagAAGGcgggcaggaggaggagaggagaggagaaacagtggaggaagaggagagaaggacaggaggagaggaggaggacgtggaggaggagcaggaggaggagagaagaggaggaggagagaagaaggatgggaaggatgaggatgaggaggaggagaggagagaagacgaggaggaggaagaggaggagagggagaagaggaggaagaggaggggggggtaaCTTTAATAGCAGCAGTGAATCTATTTCGTTATTAAGTGGAGATatctcaacaatcattctcacgaCAGCACATTGGTACagtagtagtcagtgacaaatatcaaagtTAAGCAGTTCAGGGCTTGGTAAAAACCCTGGACTGGAGACTGAAGGgatagctgtagatagatcagctgtccagtaggaggtgctgcacAGCCCTAACCATGGAAACTCACACCTGAAAAATGTACATCCAAATATTATATTTCTCTCATAGTAATTGTCATGTTTTTTTATATGCTGACTTGTGAAACCTACAAGGAAAGCATTTATTTTGTAGAGGTTAGATTCTCAGAACATACACTTTTCTTACAATATTCATAGATGACTCATGTGTATGTCACATAACACATATACAAATACACCACCGACATGTAAGGAAAAACCTACAAAATCTTACAAGACCCTTATTAGATGACTTATTATGTTTTTGAACAAATAATCTTCTTCTGCCATACAAGAATCGTATTTAATTTTCATGATTATTTTCAccagttgtttacgaagcatgtgacaaataacatttcatttgagtTTGTCTGCTTGccaatcacagacacacacaggtatgtgtcagtgtgtgtgtgtatatgtttatgTCTATGAGAAAGGTAAAACAAAAACACTCACCTTGCATCACACTCACCGCAAGGTTCACAAACCATCACACACCTAGGGTGAAAGGTCGTAAACCAGGTCTGGAAAAAAGGAAACTAGACCATAAACATCTTGACAGGGAAGGAACTACCCTTACTGATGCTAAAGTTACATTCCGATATTTTTTCAGACTTACCATTTGTGTGTGAATAAGTTGTGTGAGTTCATATGAGGGtaatgtcagtggaggctgctaaggggaggacggctcataataatgtctggaacggagcaaatggaatggcatcaaacacacggaaactacagttgaagtcggaagtttacatacaccttagccgaatacatttaaactcagtttttcactattccttacatttaatcctagtaagaattccctgtcttaggtcagctaggatcaccactttattttaagaatgtgaaatgtcagaataatagtagagagaattatttatttcagcttttatttctttcatcacattcccagtgggtcagaagtttacattagtATTTGGTATTACATTAGTATTACACatacaattagtatttggtagcattgcctttaaattgtttaacttgggtcaaacgtttcacgtagccttccacaagcttcccacaataagttgggtgaatttttggccattcctcctgagagagctggtgtaaccgagtcaggtttgtaggcctccttgctcgcacacgctttttcagttctgcccacaaattttctataggattgagttcagggctttgtgatggccactccaataccttgactttgttgtccttaagccattttgccacaactttggaagtatgatgttcttaggcttgcaagtatcccccttttacctccaaacataacgatgggcattatggccaaacagttctatttttgtttcatcagaccagaggacatttctccaaaaagtacaatctttgtacccatgtgcagttgcaaactgtaggctggctttttatggcggttttggagcagtggcttcttccttgctgagcggcctttcaggttatgtcgatataggactcgttttactgtggatatagatacttttgtacctgtttcctccagcattttcacaaggtcctttgctgttgttctgggattgatttgcacttttcgcaccaaagtacgttcatctctaggagacagaacgcgtctccttcctgagcgatatgacggctgcgtggtcccatggtgtttatacttgtactattgtttgtacagatgaacgtggtaccttcaggcgtttggaaattgctcccaaggatgaaccagacttgtggaggtctacattttttttctgaagtcttggctgatttcttttgattttcccatgatatcaagcaaagaggcactgagtttgaaggttggccttgaaatacatccacaggtacacctccaattgactcaaatgatgtcaagtagcctatcagaagcttctaaagccatgacttaattttctggaattttccaagctgtttaaaggcacagtcaacttagtgtatgtaaacttctgacccactggaactgtgatgcagtgaattataagtgaaataatctgtctgtaaacaactgttggaaaaataacttgtgtcatgcacaaagtagatgtcctaaccgacttgccaaaactatagtttgttaacaatacatttgttgagtggttgaaaaatgagttttaatgactccaacctaagtgtatgtaaacttccgacttcagctgtatgtgtttgatgtatttgataccatttcacttgttctgctccagccattaccacgagcccgtcctccccaattaaggtgccaccaacctcctgtggaggGTATagcacattgtttgtaacttatggGAGCTGTGCCCATCGGGGCAATGCACAGTACTTAGATCATCCATACCAGAGTGGCGAATGGGCTCTGCTGCTTTGTATATGCCCAGGCCTGGCAAGGCTGGCATGCATCAACACGAAACACACACGCCAGCTTCTCCTCAGGGGAAAAACATATgcatctacacacacaatacaacagatggacacacacagcaagttaacacacagacaaacacatttGAATCCCCATCTGTATTTCCTCCTTAAGAGTCTTCTGGTCTACAAGTCTTCCAAGCAGCGAAAACATCAGAGTTGAAAACGTAAAACACACATTACATCTTCACATGTACAAACTGACGAATACAAAAGCAGCTTTGACATCTCCAACGAGACCCTGGTCACGGATTGGACAGTGATGAAAGAAGTGTCCTCATTGGCCTGAACTGACCTCAGATCAGTAACCCGGAGCAGACCAGACACACCTGTGGTTCTTACATGGTCATTTAGATCAGTGACACCCTTATGATTTGGGAGGTGTAATGAAAGTCAATCTCTGCCTCTGCTCCTTAtcactcgctctctccttctcctatACGTCCCtttctctcatccttctctctctctctccttcatccctctcttctgcaTGACATAAacccagcaaaaaaagaaacgtcctctcactgtcaactgcgtttattttcagcaaacttaacatgtgtaaatatttgtatgaacataacaagattcaacaactgagacataaactgaacaagttccacagacatgtgactaacagaaatggaataatgtgtccctgaacaaaggggggatcaaaatcaaaagtaacagtcagtatccggtgtggccaccagctacattaagtactgcagtgcatctcctcctcatggactgcaccagatttgccagttcttgctgtgagatgttaccccactcttccaccaaggcacctgcaaattcccaggcatttctggggggaatggccctaggcctcaccctccgatccaacaggtcccagacgtgctcaatgggattgagatccgggctcttcgctggccatggcagaacactgacattcctgtcttgcaggaaatcgcacagaacgagcagtatggctggtggcattgtcatgctggagggtcatgacaggatgagcctgcaggaagggtaccacatgagggaggaggatgtcttccctgtaatgcacagcgttgagattgcctgcaatgacaacaagcttagtccgatgatgctgtgacacaccgccccagaccatgatggaccctccacctccaaatcgatccctctccagagtacaggcctcggtggaACACTCATtccgataaacgtgaatccgaccatcacccctggtaagacaaaaccgcgactcgtcagagaagagcactttttgccagtcctgtctggtccagcgaaggtgggtttgtgcccataggcgacgttgttgccagtgatgtctggtgaggacctgccttacaacaggcctacaagccctcagtccagcctctctcagcttattgcggacagtctgagcactgatggagggattgtgcgttcctggtgtaacttgggcagttgttgttgccatcctgtacctgtcccgcaggtgtgatgttcggatgtaccgatcctgtgcaggtgttgttacacatggtctgccactgcgaggacaatcagctgtccatcctgtctccctgtagcgctgtcttaggcgtctcacagtacggacattttaatttattgccctggccacatctgccaCATCTGTCCTCATGCcgccttgcagcatgcctaaggcacgttcacgcagatgagcagggaccctgggcatctttcttttgagaaaggcctctttagtgtcctaagttttcataactgtgaccttaattgcctaccgtctgtaagctgttagtgtcttaacgaccgttccacaggtgcacgttcattaattgtttgtggttaattgaacaagcatgggaaaccgtgtttaaaccctttacaacgaattatctttgaaaaagACAGGGGCCTGAAAAAgggatttttttttgttgttgagtttaTTTTGTTTAGAAGTTTAAAATTGtctccctagtcatagactgttcttttttctaccacacggcaagcggtaccggagcaccaagtctaggtccaagaggcttctaaacagcttctacccccaagcgataagactcctgaacacctaatcaaatggctacccagactatttgcattgcccccccccctccccctctccccctcttttacaccgctgctactctgttgttgtcatctatgcatagtcactttaataactgtaccttcatgtacatattacctcaactaaccggtgccaccacacatggactctgtaccggtgcccccctgtatatagtctctggAGATTTTTCTTGTGTGTTCTTAAGTGTCTCTCTTCAGTAACGACAACAGATTCTGGCTCAGGTTATATTTCATGGCCCCCTCCTCTAGGCAAATGAAATTCCAGCTGTCCCCCTTCCCCAAAacgccctctctttctctttctcttcacacccactctctccatccctcccctctccctccctcgcctctccctctctctctcagttcataaCTTCACTGTTCGCAGCGCTGCTTCACTGTATTCTTCATCATGTCCTGGACTCatctggtctttctctctctgctcgccACCCTCCTCATCCTCACACGTAAGTACCACGATAAGGGGTTGACATGCTGGGGGGGGTCAAGGTAGGGTgtgggagaggaggtggagggtgacatttttttacttttttatgGTGTAGGTTTGATGTTTACGGTGAGACCTTTTTCTGAAAGGTGCTTGTGCAGAACTTCTAGAAAGAGGCCTTGCTGATCAGCTCAAGTGTAAAATTGacataaacctctctctctctttcccagtcTCCCCCGGGGTGCGGAGTGCATCGgtgagagatggaagagagggaaAAGCTGCAGAGCCCAAAGGTGAGTGTCATATGTTCCATTCCCCTTCCCAACCCGAGTGACCCCAATGGCCCTCTTTGACCCTTACCTGCTACCCTCTGCCCCCAGGGTCAGCGCGGCGAGTCTTCATGCCCGAGGCGGATGCAGCAAACTTCTTCAAAAAGCGTAGTCGGCGCTCGGCCAAACATGAGGCGGAGGTCCTCGGTGAGGCTGTTTACCGTCACTATGGGGCGTTACTATGGAGCCAGGGCAGGGGCAGGACAGGGGGCATGCGGGTTGATGATGGTAGTGTTTGCATGTGGTTGAAGTTGCTGGTGCCATTATGGACAGTTTGTTTTGGGAGGTTTACAGCACTCTGTAGAgactggtggtgtgtgtgtgtgtgggtgtgtgtgtactcaaAGTCTATTAATTTTATGGTCTGTGGATTAAAATGTTGGGTGGTGTGGTTTGAGGTCATGGCTGTGAACTCTGAGGGCAGACTGAAGACTCCCACAGGTGTATCGCTGGCAGCTGCTCCAAAAGCTTAAAAGCATTTGAAGCCATCTGtttcacacacacgcaggcacgcaggcacgcacgcacgcacgcacgcacgcacgcacgcacacactggctggaggcagcaaaaggaGTCACAGGGTAGTATGgagcagcctctctctctctctcaaaatactGTTTATATCGCCTGCCAGCCAGTCACCAAGGCGCTGGGTGTGcacgagagagaagggagagaagtgtgtgtgtgtgcgtgtgcatgagggtatgtgtgaatgtgtgtgtatgtgtgtatacgaCTTTGTTGTGACCGTGTTAGTGGAGTGATGCGCAGGTAAAATGTTAGGCACTGCAGGAGCTGAGACAGGAATGTGTGGACCAATTAACCATTCTagtgcagagagacagagagagagagaacaacaggaaatgagagggagaaaagaaagagaagaaaCCTGAGGAGGATAATGGAAAGGTCTGTTAACTTGGTCATTGGGTTACAGTAAGACACGTGAGCAGGTCTGCAGCCACgacgacagagagacagagagagggagagaaagagagatttgtgacctgttgccacaaggaaAGGGCAACCAgtaaatacaaccaatatttatttattttcccttttgtactttaactattttcacATCATTATAACATTGTACATAGCcacaatatgacatttgaaatgtttctatcCCTTAGAAAATTGTAATGTTTATTGTTaatttttgattgtttattttacttgctttggcaatgtaaatatatgtttctcatgccaataaatccctttgaattgaatcagacagagagggagagggagagatagcgaatcagacagagagagagagggagagatagcgaatcagacagagagagagagggagagatagctaatcagacagagagggagagggagagatagcgaatcagacagagagggagagggagagatagcgaatcagacagagagggagagggagagatagcgaatcagacagagagagagggagagatagcgaatcagacagagagggagagggagagatagcgaatcagacagagagggagagatagcgaatcagacagagagggagagggagagatagcgaatcagacagcgagagagagggagagatagcgaACCCAACCAGTAAGTCTAGTACCTGAGAAAGTTTCCATTCCGCAAAGCCTCATTCCACCAGACTGTTTTGTAAGAAAACAACCTactattcagtgtgtgtgtgtactccaaAATATTGTGATGTCACCTTAAAACTTCTGTGAGTACCCCAATGAGGGCTAGTGTCCAATGTATACAGCAccggcctctgtgtgtgtgtgtgtgtgtgtgtgtgtgtgtgtgtgtgtgtgtgtgtgtatatataaagcaACAGGTACAGTATCTCTCCCAAAAACTGTGTGATAGAGTTGGACTGCCTGCAGTGTGGCGTGAGGAAAGTGTGAGGTGAGGACAGGTTGGAAGTTTGGCGCCAAACATCTTTGAGGTTCATTACGTAACTAAGACAACACCTCTCACTCTACCTTAGTGACCATAACACCTTCTTCCATCTCTCCTTGtttccctctcttttccccctcctccctccctccgtagCTGAGCAGAGGGTAAGGCTGTCAgctgatgagaggaggagggagtacTATGACGAACAGAGGAACGAGTTTGAGAACTATGTGGAAGAGGAGCGCGATGGTAAGACCGACTAACTCTGTTCCAAAGATGAGGTTTAAAACCATAAGTGCCCATTTGGTTAAACTCAGACCCTTATACCTCTTAGTGGTAAACGCCACAGCTTGATTTATCTGCAGTAATCACAGAGTCTAATCACAGTTTTCACACAGTGTGCTGCACTGAACACTTTGACCACACGTCTGTATAGGGATGTGTTGGGTTTGTGGTAGTTCTTGTGCCTATTGTGTTACTGGGAAGTGTTTTCTCCCACATAAGTAAACCGACGTGTTTCACATGAAGGACAGAAATACACTTTCTTAGTCCTCCGCGTTCTACACTCTGCATGTTAGGCACAAACAAAAAACCCTCAACCCTCtttcccttcttctcctctctccatccacagaGCAGGATGAGAGGACACGGGAGAAGACAGAGCAGTGGCGTGAGTTCCACTATGATGGACTCTACCCCCGCTATCCCCGCGGTTGGTGAGCATGCTCGATAGGCCAAGGAGATCAGAACATAGTGCACCAGCCTGTGATTGGCAGGACCCTGTGCCACTTAAGACACCTAGCCTATCAGACGGACATAACAAGACCATGGGCGGTGGCCAAAACATCACTCACCTAGGAGTTAAAAGGTTTACGTACAAAACTATTAAACTCAATCATTTAAAATGGTAGTATTATGTAGATAAAACACAGTTTTGTAACATTTATATTAAAAACTATTAAAGACTGGCAGGTCATGTTTGATAAAGGAGGCTGTCGTGAttggttgtgtgtttctatgcatGCTTATTTCAATCTCTATGTTTGTGCATGTATCTGTGTGGTGTACTGTTTGGTGTGGTCTGTGTATCTTTCACATCTGTCTGCGTATCAAACTGTACGGTCTTTTCTGTATGGTAACCCAACTGTAATCACAATTATGAAACCTGTAACTGTAATTCAGAACCACACACCAATAAAATGTACTGCTGTGAAAAAATTCATTTTTTGGCATATATAGAGCTTCTCATTGTTACAGTAAGTGTCACTAAATCAGGGGGTGAATTCTTAAGCACCTAGATTCATAACCtgaattaaatgtgtgtgtgagagaaagagagttgaAGGAGGGTAGAGAAAGAgcgagtgaagagagagaaaggaagctgAAGAAGGGATGATAAAATGAAAGTGTGCGAGTGAGTGCTGGGGAACTCATCAGACTGAGATTCATGTCGGGATTCCATGCGAGACTACCAACATTCCACAGCTGCAACTTTAGACAGCACTgggcagagagcagaggacagagggggaaagagaagagagagaagtttAACTATAAGGACACTGACAAACAGGTCTCTACCTCAGGAGTTGAACTAGTGCCTCCTTGTTCAGACGTACTTGATCTTCTCTTTATCCAGCTCCTGTTACTATTTTGGGTGTCTCTAAAACTCCCTCAGACTGTAAGGACACAATATAGCACAGGAGACAATTTCTTCCAGCGAGCCCAAGTCAGAAAAAGGAGATGGTTGGTAAATTACTCAGCACGATTTAATCAGCACATTCCCATCAAAGCCAGCAGGAGGGATCAACAAACAACTCATTCGGAAATACAATTGAATCCATTCAAAACACAGCAATTTAAAATCCATAATCAACTTCAAATTATATCCagagtaaaaaaacaaacattaaaaGGACATTTAAAAAGCACTCTACAACACGCAGATAAATATAACACAAGAAAGTCCAATAGCACCAGCAGCAGTCGCTTCATATGATGAAGACAATGATGAAGGTGATTGTAAGTGACTGAGGACTACAGCAGGCCGTTGAGGAACTTGGGCTGCTCGTCACCCCGAGGCTTCAGCAGCTCCCCAGCTATCTTAGGCCCTGACTTCTCCTGTGGACAGGAACAGGAAGTAGTAGTCAAACCCAGGACCAATCAGATGGGAGAAGGAAGTGCTTTGGGTCCATCTGAACTCCAAACCTACTAAAACGCGACACCTACCTTCAACATGTCGTCTCTTTCCCATTTCAACAGGCCACAGTTACTGCAATAGAGAACGCAGCATTATCATATCTGATGAACGCAGTAGCACGTGACCTGCATTGTGTTTGAGAGTGAGCGCCTCGACTGTAGCGTTTGTGTGGCAGGCGGTCCAGTGCGATGGCTCTCTGTCCACAGGGGCACTTGAAGCGTTTGGTGGCGTCGTGCCACTGCAGCTCATGCTTGTCCTCCACACAGCGATCAGCAGGCTTGAAGTAAGTGTACGTACACTGGAGACAAGACagtgttgataaaacgtttacaggagacaggagaacaagtagagacataggacgaggtggataattttataataaggccgtttaatcACATGTAAAGATATCTTAGTAAAATCTTGCAGCAAGGCTCTTTCTGTCTGATTCTTATTGAACCGTCCGGAAAAGAGGCTAGTTTCAACAGTTGTACAGTTTTATAtagacaacaagcaaagtaggttgatctgcgagtctggccttccgattggtcgatctgggtcttgggtagtcctgaacaggcctggtgtccacgttccattggttcctgagatagttctttgtcttgagctccaaccctgagttgtgtgtgtctgtgtgattgtcatgggggaggggagttgtgGGTGTCGTGTATATGTCTAATgagtccagcatatgtccaagagaaagagggggtgtggGCATATTGTGTCAACTAtagctaatgttgagaagttgttaaaacaagttaccaatatctaatacaatttcttacaaatccctctcttcacgtctcacaagagacgtgacataaaagtataAAAAAGACAAAACTAAaggataaaatttgtcagaagacaaattttttaattccctctcttcacgtctcacaagagacgtgacataaaagtatctTAGTCCTTGAATAGATAaacaggtccagcttccccatcatcaagcaatgggaacatttgggccctttcctgaaTAGGGTCTATGGCGGCAGTGTTAACACGGCTAACAAGCGtgcgcgcacatggaatgcaacagcatccacaaagtacaagaatggCCGCAAGAACAGAAATTGATACTAGGATGGAGGAAACCagcgtcttatatttaccaaaagcatccgtccatgagtcccacatagaagtgtccactccagaatgctgtttcatcttaccatttaagggtacgaagtccctccaatgctacagtcagactcccattcgtagctgtgttattgggaatgaaagtacaacactgcTCACCAAACATGGCACAAACCCCCCCCgttctgccaataacatatccaccgcgattctattttgaaatgccatcagggacgtagctgccaattgtccatggaccacctcgaagccttgttgagtccaattgcccagtttctggacattaaaatgaatgtagttaattctgtccacatttttaCTAACTGTTCACCACCAACAGACAGAAGATTCAAACCCAGCTGTCACTTGGTCCACCAGTTTATATTCATCTGGCACCCCCTAGGGACACCAATAGCATCAATGTAAGTTGAGTCGTAAATGAGCAAGGACCAAAAAGGAGACCACTCCAATAACTACACCTGGAGTGGCCAACCACACATTAGTAAACCAAAAAACGAGaatatgttaaaccctcaggtccatccctctatacaacctgtaccaggtgggctcgtcgccacccgggaacttcaaaccttcacaacagggaggacaaacatcactttttattcattcaacaacatcaactacagcaaaccaagggtcctcctctgtcagcccactctcctgcggaagcttgttttcgtatcagcctctccaactggagcatcaagcaacggcatcataccagAGGCCCCTTACACATCTGTAACAaacttcttcaaacaaggtatgatacaagCAACACAgaaatgaaaaacaacaactagtgtcagaaatccagtaatcatcattgcagtgtacttaccaaaacaaccacccagccaggggaacagtccactctcctccacacctgcaagacccttcatctccactgataaccttgccaacccactcagagcttttgaaatgctcccatccggactagtattgttaggaacaaacgtgcaacactgttacACCTCCCTAGTTGGCCAGACTTATGTCCAGTGTTAGTCTATTGTGTCTACTGGTTTGTGGGGtagcatccaattgttcagccatccctgtaagtcctgtgtgggtgtgtttaacaaatcatcattaattatagtagatataattgatccagaCCTTTTGttttagcatcaacaatagctgggcccatgatgggcatcagatgccacaggccatcattcctggttaatgtctggaattcgtgggggacccctattgggacccccaacaggttggtgtgcatgttatctgtaccctcggaccaaggagcgtcacgtttctgccgtctcctgggttggtcccAAGCCTCTGTGTCCTGTGTAGCTCCCAGAAGTTGATTAGCTAtaataataggcaatggtggtatcagactggccaaaacacatgagcaacgacaatttcctttcaaaaatggggtcaaccgcctggcaggtccacacatccaccatacatcagcaacacctctagttcaTAGTGGTATTAGTGATGCAGGTAGTAGCAGGGAGCCCTCCATAGTCTATacctctacctgtaccagtgatacagctgttatatcccccatatgccttaactccccacggtaccttctggggagggaccactgggaacacaagactcagagttttacacagggttgaatttggcttgaacttttccaatatgcacatccaaccttccccattacttaggacaaatgggtgagcagccagaataggtctggcatgtccacatacgacacagtcctttctatttattgttttgtaggccaaccacatattctccctttcctcataaccagtttcagtccccaaatgttcactatctgagatgtcttttatatttattacctgtaccagattggagagcttaggtggtggtgtgggacttggtcttgaagtggtggaggaggccggctgaaccctggtccgttggaactggtggtggttctggcagcactgcgatggtaacatccccatcgtatcctgatcagacagctcaggaccacaagcagtcctgtaaaaccccaccctctcccagagaacacatcatcagccaaagatcaagcaacactttcacttctatgaacgaacacagtgaggaaaggtcgggggcagggaattcttcattaaggagttgatccccgagctctattagcaacggttcttctccctaactctgtgatcattcggcagtgtcagtgtgtctcaccctccaagtgcgatatgcccccaggtcgagtgattCACCTTCTCCCTTAATTCACCTGCAATGCATAAactcttggacatacaggtttggttaactagaaat of the Salvelinus alpinus chromosome 37, SLU_Salpinus.1, whole genome shotgun sequence genome contains:
- the LOC139565943 gene encoding unique cartilage matrix-associated protein-like, coding for MSWTHLVFLSLLATLLILTLSPGVRSASVRDGREGKAAEPKGSARRVFMPEADAANFFKKRSRRSAKHEAEVLAEQRVRLSADERRREYYDEQRNEFENYVEEERDEQDERTREKTEQWREFHYDGLYPRYPRGW